In one Solanum dulcamara chromosome 1, daSolDulc1.2, whole genome shotgun sequence genomic region, the following are encoded:
- the LOC129899014 gene encoding putative metallophosphoesterase At3g03305 isoform X2 has protein sequence MGILKLCIFSLIFIFLMKFHYISAGFYNKERDVIELEKGPEDVAWVVQLSDLHFSVHHPERALSFEKIMDGKSKDLLTMKQDEEEWLEYQKVLDDVIKRSGLKKNVFYDLRGNHDIFGVPAIGGSFDFYSKYSINGQLKRSGLVNSVTIQTGERSIQFLGFDSVTSLGLRGPTNLFGHPTDQLLDEISSEFSLLDSRPAKSVIKIAYGHFPLSFSAASHSGRTLKDTFLTHNLSAYLCGHLHTKFGKNLKRHHESNQHPLYSKHLLQLNGHGSLPNNSKTCSDGATEFKEFWEWEMGDWRKSRAMRILSIDRGWMSFVDIDFRLGAKDVIILPTFPLDSRFTLERSFHKCKMESLNLNSIRALVFSSSSVVSVVARIYDSRPGNLVTVLETPMKRNEDSTSRGNLYTCPWNFNAFEDPSPDRFLLQIEAVDTGGRSTLTELRPFSVGGLRARLSWNWKEFMVMGCQWEALYYPILWAFYLLTLPILVFPKAIFVYFRKQYTYKNSVGNKGLVTCVAWILSELYNLPLVWFSIIIYLFYLILCPWLSGQVFTEGGERGYMTYRGWVLRLNERAKLDFHGFPDIMVVVLPHLYFVVLPTIIVIGALVAERAIFQYHLRALSAKKEDDYLVKNNVSAPTSGRTKTLTFHRRWIRKMLLLMSTVICWKHFLNCRALIKAYAMNPFIHFPVYSMSIPLLLAYTIYKTSRA, from the exons ATGGGTATTCTAAAACTATGTATTTTCTCCTTGATATTCATTTTCTTGATGAAATTTCATTACATTTCAGCTGGATTTTACAATAAAGAAAGAGATGTAATAGAATTGGAAAAAGGACCAGAAGATGTAGCATGGGTGGTTCAGTTATCTGATCTTCATTTCAGTGTTCATCATCCTGAACGTGCTCTTAGCTTCGAAAAAATTATGG ATGGAAAGAGCAAGGATTTACTAACAATGAAGCAAGATGAAGAGGAGTGGTTGGAATACCAGAAAGTCCTGGATGATGTCATTAAAAGGAGTGGACTGAAGAAAAACGTGTTTTATGATCTCCGAGgaaatcatgatatttttggTGTACCGGCCATTGGTGGTTCATTTGATTTTTACTCGAAGTATAGCATTAATGGGCAGCTAAAAAGAAGTGGACTGGTCAATAGTGTCACTATTCAG ACTGGTGAACGCAGTATTCAGTTCCTTGGATTTGACAGCGTTACGTCTTTAGGTCTGCGGGGCCCAACCAATCTATTTGGTCATCCCACTGATCAACTATTAGATGAAATAAGCTCTGAGTTCTCACTACTAGATTCTCGACCCGCCAAATCTGTTATCAAGATTGCTTATGGGCATTTCCCACTTTCATTTTCTGCAGCATCACATTCTGGAAGAACCCTAAAAGATACATTTCTGACGCATAATTTGTCAGCTTACTTATGTGGGCATCTGCATACAAAGTTCGGTAAGAATTTAAAGAGGCATCATGAGTCAAATCAACATCCCTTGTACTCTAAACATCTTCTCCAGTTGAATGGACATGGATCACTTCCGAATAATTCAAAAACTTGTTCAGATGGGGCTACTGAATTTAAAGAGTTCTGGGAGTGGGAAATGGGCGACTGGAGGAAAAGTAGAGCAATGCGTATATTGTCTATCGACAGAGGATGGATGTCTTTTGTTGATATTGACTTCAGGTTGGGAGCTAAGGATGTTATTATATTGCCAACATTTCCTCTGGACTCTCGCTTTACTTTGGAGAGATCGTTTCACAAGTGCAAGATGGAGTCCTTGAACTTAAACAGTATCAGGGCTCTcgtattttcttcttcttcagttgTATCAGTTGTGGCTAGGATATATGATTCAAGGCCTGGAAATCTCGTTACAGTGTTGGAAACTCCTATGAAAAGAAATGAGGATTCTACATCTAGGGGGAACCTTTACACATGTCCGTGGAATTTTAATGCCTTTGAAGATCCATCTCCTGATAGATTTTTGTTGCAAATAGAAGCAGTTGATACTGGAGGCAGATCAACTTTGACTGAACTAAGGCCATTTTCTGTTGGCGGTCTTCGTGCTAGGCTTTCATGGAATTGGAAAGAGTTTATGGTAATGGGTTGTCAGTGGGAGGCTTTATATTACCCAATACTATGGGCCTTCTATCTGTTAACTCTTCCCATCCTCGTCTTTCCAAAAGCTATCTTTGTATATTTTAGGAAACAGTATACTTATAAGAACTCAGTTGGAAATAAAGGACTGGTAACTTGTGTGGCATGGATTCTATCAGAGCTATACAATCTTCCACTTGTATGGTTCTCAATAATTATTTACTTGTTTTACCTCATATTATGTCCTTGGCTTTCTGGCCAAGTTTTCACCGAAGGAGGAGAAAGGGGATACATGACCTACAGGGGTTGGGTGTTGAGATTGAACGAGAGGGCAAAGCTAGACTTTCATGGATTTCCAGATATAATGGTGGTAGTTCTTCCTCATCTTTACTTTGTAGTGTTGCCTACAATTATTGTGATTGGAGCATTAGTGGCTGAGAGGgcaatatttcaatatcatcttcGAGCTCTTTCTGCAAAAAAAGAAGATGATTATTTGGTGAAGAATAATGTATCTGCACCTACCAGTGGAAGAACTAAGACGCTGACATTCCATAGGCGATGGATTAGGAAAATGCTCCTGTTAATGTCTACAGTGATTTGTTGGAAGCATTTCTTG AACTGCAGAGCTCTTATCAAAGCTTATGCTATGAATCCATTTATCCATTTCCCTGTCTATAGCATGTCAATTCCTCTCCTGTTAGCTTATACCATCTACAAAACTAGCAGAGCTTGA
- the LOC129899014 gene encoding putative metallophosphoesterase At3g03305 isoform X1 — MGILKLCIFSLIFIFLMKFHYISAGFYNKERDVIELEKGPEDVAWVVQLSDLHFSVHHPERALSFEKIMGITLSMINPSLVFITGDLTDGKSKDLLTMKQDEEEWLEYQKVLDDVIKRSGLKKNVFYDLRGNHDIFGVPAIGGSFDFYSKYSINGQLKRSGLVNSVTIQTGERSIQFLGFDSVTSLGLRGPTNLFGHPTDQLLDEISSEFSLLDSRPAKSVIKIAYGHFPLSFSAASHSGRTLKDTFLTHNLSAYLCGHLHTKFGKNLKRHHESNQHPLYSKHLLQLNGHGSLPNNSKTCSDGATEFKEFWEWEMGDWRKSRAMRILSIDRGWMSFVDIDFRLGAKDVIILPTFPLDSRFTLERSFHKCKMESLNLNSIRALVFSSSSVVSVVARIYDSRPGNLVTVLETPMKRNEDSTSRGNLYTCPWNFNAFEDPSPDRFLLQIEAVDTGGRSTLTELRPFSVGGLRARLSWNWKEFMVMGCQWEALYYPILWAFYLLTLPILVFPKAIFVYFRKQYTYKNSVGNKGLVTCVAWILSELYNLPLVWFSIIIYLFYLILCPWLSGQVFTEGGERGYMTYRGWVLRLNERAKLDFHGFPDIMVVVLPHLYFVVLPTIIVIGALVAERAIFQYHLRALSAKKEDDYLVKNNVSAPTSGRTKTLTFHRRWIRKMLLLMSTVICWKHFLNCRALIKAYAMNPFIHFPVYSMSIPLLLAYTIYKTSRA, encoded by the exons ATGGGTATTCTAAAACTATGTATTTTCTCCTTGATATTCATTTTCTTGATGAAATTTCATTACATTTCAGCTGGATTTTACAATAAAGAAAGAGATGTAATAGAATTGGAAAAAGGACCAGAAGATGTAGCATGGGTGGTTCAGTTATCTGATCTTCATTTCAGTGTTCATCATCCTGAACGTGCTCTTAGCTTCGAAAAAATTATGGGTATTACTCTTTCGATGATCAATCCTTCATTGGTCTTCATTACTGGTGATCTTACTG ATGGAAAGAGCAAGGATTTACTAACAATGAAGCAAGATGAAGAGGAGTGGTTGGAATACCAGAAAGTCCTGGATGATGTCATTAAAAGGAGTGGACTGAAGAAAAACGTGTTTTATGATCTCCGAGgaaatcatgatatttttggTGTACCGGCCATTGGTGGTTCATTTGATTTTTACTCGAAGTATAGCATTAATGGGCAGCTAAAAAGAAGTGGACTGGTCAATAGTGTCACTATTCAG ACTGGTGAACGCAGTATTCAGTTCCTTGGATTTGACAGCGTTACGTCTTTAGGTCTGCGGGGCCCAACCAATCTATTTGGTCATCCCACTGATCAACTATTAGATGAAATAAGCTCTGAGTTCTCACTACTAGATTCTCGACCCGCCAAATCTGTTATCAAGATTGCTTATGGGCATTTCCCACTTTCATTTTCTGCAGCATCACATTCTGGAAGAACCCTAAAAGATACATTTCTGACGCATAATTTGTCAGCTTACTTATGTGGGCATCTGCATACAAAGTTCGGTAAGAATTTAAAGAGGCATCATGAGTCAAATCAACATCCCTTGTACTCTAAACATCTTCTCCAGTTGAATGGACATGGATCACTTCCGAATAATTCAAAAACTTGTTCAGATGGGGCTACTGAATTTAAAGAGTTCTGGGAGTGGGAAATGGGCGACTGGAGGAAAAGTAGAGCAATGCGTATATTGTCTATCGACAGAGGATGGATGTCTTTTGTTGATATTGACTTCAGGTTGGGAGCTAAGGATGTTATTATATTGCCAACATTTCCTCTGGACTCTCGCTTTACTTTGGAGAGATCGTTTCACAAGTGCAAGATGGAGTCCTTGAACTTAAACAGTATCAGGGCTCTcgtattttcttcttcttcagttgTATCAGTTGTGGCTAGGATATATGATTCAAGGCCTGGAAATCTCGTTACAGTGTTGGAAACTCCTATGAAAAGAAATGAGGATTCTACATCTAGGGGGAACCTTTACACATGTCCGTGGAATTTTAATGCCTTTGAAGATCCATCTCCTGATAGATTTTTGTTGCAAATAGAAGCAGTTGATACTGGAGGCAGATCAACTTTGACTGAACTAAGGCCATTTTCTGTTGGCGGTCTTCGTGCTAGGCTTTCATGGAATTGGAAAGAGTTTATGGTAATGGGTTGTCAGTGGGAGGCTTTATATTACCCAATACTATGGGCCTTCTATCTGTTAACTCTTCCCATCCTCGTCTTTCCAAAAGCTATCTTTGTATATTTTAGGAAACAGTATACTTATAAGAACTCAGTTGGAAATAAAGGACTGGTAACTTGTGTGGCATGGATTCTATCAGAGCTATACAATCTTCCACTTGTATGGTTCTCAATAATTATTTACTTGTTTTACCTCATATTATGTCCTTGGCTTTCTGGCCAAGTTTTCACCGAAGGAGGAGAAAGGGGATACATGACCTACAGGGGTTGGGTGTTGAGATTGAACGAGAGGGCAAAGCTAGACTTTCATGGATTTCCAGATATAATGGTGGTAGTTCTTCCTCATCTTTACTTTGTAGTGTTGCCTACAATTATTGTGATTGGAGCATTAGTGGCTGAGAGGgcaatatttcaatatcatcttcGAGCTCTTTCTGCAAAAAAAGAAGATGATTATTTGGTGAAGAATAATGTATCTGCACCTACCAGTGGAAGAACTAAGACGCTGACATTCCATAGGCGATGGATTAGGAAAATGCTCCTGTTAATGTCTACAGTGATTTGTTGGAAGCATTTCTTG AACTGCAGAGCTCTTATCAAAGCTTATGCTATGAATCCATTTATCCATTTCCCTGTCTATAGCATGTCAATTCCTCTCCTGTTAGCTTATACCATCTACAAAACTAGCAGAGCTTGA